The Chloroflexota bacterium genome window below encodes:
- a CDS encoding DUF1800 domain-containing protein, which yields MTTVQSKQDVALMAHLLRRASFGATRREVEQRLEMGYEATVEDLLSRDKPFEMPEDIIRRYHVDQSDLRNGPAAQAHWVYRMATTPNPLEEKMALFWHRIFATAATKLIQARMVVNQVEMFRNYGMGNFRDLLVNLSRDPGMLMWLDNQDNHKGAINENYGREILELFSMGVGNYTEEDIKECARAFTGWSVVNPDYMSIKMRNNTARPYGYIAWQFNYDEDDHDHDDKFFLGETGDFNGEDVVEIICKQEATPRFIARHLYHFFVADESPVPQWPYEDPKDPEAIDLMTQAYFDSDYDISAMLRVMFNSDFFKAEASRFARIKSPAEMVVGTLRLAGGLELPSMETYAAAGVCSQMGQALYAPPSVEGWQGGAEWINTGSYVHRINFASKVLGNPNKPGLRMLINDIREYADNGAINAETLVDACFEVIGPMPVLDTTRQGLIDYAAKWGDLTFDDEDAATYAEQKIITMLQMAVTTQEYQLA from the coding sequence ATGACCACTGTGCAGTCGAAACAGGATGTCGCGCTAATGGCGCACCTGCTGCGAAGAGCATCCTTCGGCGCGACTCGGCGCGAAGTCGAGCAGCGCCTCGAAATGGGCTACGAAGCGACGGTCGAAGACCTGCTTTCGCGCGACAAGCCCTTCGAGATGCCCGAAGACATCATCCGACGCTACCATGTTGACCAGTCTGACCTGCGCAACGGTCCCGCCGCGCAAGCGCACTGGGTCTATCGCATGGCAACGACACCGAACCCGCTCGAAGAGAAGATGGCGCTGTTCTGGCATCGCATTTTCGCCACTGCCGCCACCAAGCTCATTCAGGCGCGCATGGTCGTCAACCAAGTCGAGATGTTCCGCAACTACGGAATGGGCAACTTCCGCGACCTGCTGGTCAACCTGTCCCGCGATCCCGGAATGCTGATGTGGCTGGACAATCAGGACAATCACAAGGGCGCCATTAACGAAAACTACGGCAGGGAAATACTCGAGCTGTTCTCTATGGGCGTGGGCAACTACACCGAAGAGGACATCAAAGAATGCGCCCGCGCGTTCACCGGCTGGAGCGTGGTTAACCCGGATTATATGTCCATCAAAATGCGCAACAACACCGCCCGTCCCTACGGTTACATTGCTTGGCAGTTCAACTACGACGAAGACGACCACGACCACGACGACAAGTTCTTCCTTGGCGAGACGGGCGATTTCAACGGCGAGGATGTCGTGGAAATCATCTGCAAGCAGGAAGCCACCCCGCGCTTCATAGCGCGCCATCTTTACCACTTCTTCGTGGCGGACGAGTCTCCCGTACCACAGTGGCCGTATGAAGACCCGAAAGACCCGGAAGCCATCGACCTGATGACGCAGGCATACTTCGATTCCGACTACGATATTTCCGCGATGCTGCGCGTGATGTTCAACTCCGACTTCTTCAAGGCAGAGGCGTCCCGCTTCGCGCGCATCAAGAGCCCGGCAGAAATGGTCGTTGGCACGCTGCGGCTGGCAGGCGGTCTTGAGCTGCCGTCGATGGAGACTTACGCAGCCGCCGGCGTCTGCTCGCAGATGGGGCAGGCGCTATACGCTCCGCCGAGCGTAGAAGGCTGGCAGGGCGGCGCCGAGTGGATTAACACCGGCTCCTATGTACACCGCATCAACTTCGCGAGCAAGGTATTGGGCAACCCGAACAAGCCCGGCCTGCGCATGCTCATCAACGACATACGCGAGTACGCGGACAATGGCGCAATCAACGCCGAGACGCTCGTTGACGCCTGCTTCGAGGTTATAGGCCCCATGCCTGTTCTCGACACCACGCGGCAAGGGCTGATCGACTACGCCGCCAAGTGGGGCGACCTGACATTCGATGACGAAGACGCCGCCACCTACGCCGAGCAGAAGATAATCACCATGCTGCAGATGGCGGTGACCACGCAGGAATACCAGCTGGCGTAA
- a CDS encoding MFS transporter: MQLEPDGEQIPSSTQRRSLRDKLSMPAWSLYDFSDTIFSASLLTFFFPLWVAVDMEDAGGSDAVFAFVLSLSALAVAITAPVMGTVSDRLNRRVPLLGVCVVACAASTAAIGMFGGLTTGLALFFIANFLYQTGLVFYNSLLVNVSSESTRGVVSGIGVGLGYVGLFVAFLILGPQVEKYGNQWAFLPTALMYVLFAAPLLLIVKEGGVRHALDIALIRESYAQLYSTFRRARHHTNLFRFIIARFIYTEAINTVAAFYVLYLVNIGVFTDDEALDLVVRVLLLAFVAAVVVGFLARRFGSKRVLLTGIAGWAIFVGAASIASTQSAFWVIAVIGGCFWAAPQVADRVLLTRIAPDGQIGEFFGLFQMSGRLSSVLGPLLWGLTTTSLMHLGDFRFRLAMMTVTAFLVIGFLLLLWVREQREESDIVQP, translated from the coding sequence GTGCAACTCGAACCGGACGGCGAGCAAATCCCGTCTTCAACGCAACGCCGCTCACTGCGCGACAAGCTTTCGATGCCTGCGTGGTCGCTGTACGACTTCTCGGACACCATATTCTCGGCGAGCCTGCTGACATTCTTCTTCCCGCTTTGGGTCGCGGTGGACATGGAGGACGCGGGCGGCAGCGATGCGGTGTTCGCGTTTGTGCTGTCGCTGTCCGCGCTGGCGGTCGCAATCACCGCGCCCGTGATGGGAACGGTCTCGGACAGGCTCAACCGGCGCGTGCCGCTGCTCGGAGTCTGTGTGGTCGCGTGCGCCGCGTCCACGGCTGCGATAGGAATGTTCGGCGGGCTGACGACCGGGCTTGCGCTGTTCTTCATCGCCAATTTCCTATACCAGACGGGGCTGGTCTTCTACAACTCGCTCCTCGTCAATGTCAGTTCCGAAAGCACGCGAGGCGTGGTATCAGGCATCGGTGTCGGGCTTGGGTATGTGGGGCTGTTCGTGGCGTTCCTGATACTAGGTCCGCAGGTCGAGAAGTACGGCAACCAGTGGGCGTTCCTACCGACCGCACTGATGTATGTGCTCTTCGCCGCGCCGCTGTTGCTCATCGTGAAGGAAGGCGGCGTCCGCCATGCGCTCGACATCGCGCTCATCAGGGAATCATACGCGCAGTTGTACAGCACTTTCAGGCGTGCGCGGCATCACACCAACCTGTTCCGCTTCATCATCGCGCGCTTCATATACACAGAGGCGATCAACACAGTCGCCGCGTTCTATGTGCTGTATCTGGTGAACATCGGTGTCTTCACAGACGATGAAGCGCTGGACTTGGTAGTGCGCGTGTTGCTGCTGGCGTTCGTCGCCGCTGTCGTTGTCGGCTTCTTGGCGCGGCGGTTCGGCTCTAAGCGCGTGCTGCTGACAGGGATCGCAGGATGGGCGATATTCGTCGGCGCGGCGTCGATAGCAAGTACGCAGTCGGCGTTCTGGGTCATCGCGGTCATCGGCGGCTGTTTCTGGGCAGCGCCGCAGGTAGCCGACAGAGTGCTGCTGACGCGCATTGCGCCTGATGGTCAGATAGGCGAGTTCTTCGGGCTGTTCCAGATGTCCGGCAGGCTGTCGTCGGTGCTGGGGCCGCTGCTGTGGGGCTTGACCACGACATCGCTCATGCACCTGGGCGATTTCCGCTTCCGCCTCGCCATGATGACAGTGACGGCGTTCCTAGTAATCGGCTTCCTGCTTTTGCTATGGGTGCGCGAGCAGCGCGAAGAATCGGACATTGTGCAGCCGTAA
- a CDS encoding carboxymuconolactone decarboxylase family protein encodes MARVPYISRDDLPADKRPLYDHIEQTRGGIDGNGMPNSFRLLLNSPDSAEAVGALGEHIRLRSSLHPAFRETAILGVARTLDSQYVWAHHEPIARSVGVRDEVIESIRSGRAPMGLPPKEGVFAQAGKEFVRNGALGERTFQAVEHLLGPEGAVELVVVIGYYTMLNAVLGSLGIELDTHLEATLPIQS; translated from the coding sequence ATGGCGCGTGTTCCATACATCTCCAGAGACGACCTGCCCGCGGACAAGCGACCGCTATACGACCACATCGAGCAGACGCGCGGCGGCATTGATGGCAATGGCATGCCGAATTCGTTCCGCTTGCTGCTGAACAGCCCGGACAGTGCGGAAGCCGTAGGCGCGCTCGGCGAGCACATCCGACTGCGTTCGTCGCTGCATCCGGCGTTCCGCGAGACGGCGATACTCGGCGTGGCGCGCACGCTCGACAGCCAGTATGTCTGGGCGCACCACGAACCGATAGCGCGGTCGGTCGGCGTGCGTGATGAAGTCATCGAATCCATCCGCAGTGGCAGAGCACCGATGGGCTTGCCACCGAAAGAAGGCGTGTTCGCGCAGGCGGGCAAAGAATTCGTGCGCAATGGCGCGCTAGGCGAGCGCACATTTCAGGCAGTCGAGCATCTGCTCGGTCCTGAAGGCGCAGTCGAGCTAGTAGTAGTCATCGGCTACTACACAATGCTAAACGCCGTGCTAGGCTCGCTCGGCATCGAACTAGACACCCATCTGGAAGCGACACTTCCTATACAATCTTGA